One region of Rhizophagus irregularis chromosome 20, complete sequence genomic DNA includes:
- a CDS encoding uncharacterized protein (SECRETED:cutsite_SDA-ID; SECRETED:prob_0.9403); SECRETED:SignalP(1-23) has product MSQKNIIICFLVIFVFAVNYSDAIDVKVGDGYYPFDPISVDTHYDEPVVFIRTGTKTFALDEYDDCTKSERPDSFHAVLTNEQPKAIFMPKNTTGRTEFHIRTNGPGCESQDQIVISASEDLQGGLKIIQKYNSNEYDDNNNNNNNNNNNNNNNNNNNNNNNNNNNNNNNNNNGNKNNNGNNNNNGNNNNGNSNGSGNNNGGNNNGGSNNGNDNSHCIICITTHSAGDKVQIPTIIGNCSGIVFAIIGVVMAHFIL; this is encoded by the exons atgtctcaaaaaaatattattatttgttttttagttATCTTTGTTTTCGCAGTTAATTATAGTGATGCAATAGATGTCAAAGTTGGAGATGGTTATTATCCGTTTGATCCCATATCCGTTGATACACATTATGATGAGCCT gtAGTATTTATAAGAACAGGCACTAAGACGTTTGCACtcgatgaatatgatgattgTACAAAATCCGAAAGACCTGATTCTT tTCATGCAGTATTAACAAATGAACAACCGAAAGCTATATTTATGCCTAAAAATACTACCGGAAGAACTGAATTTCACATACGCACTAATGGACCCGGTTGTGAGTCTCAGGATCAAATTGTCATTTCTGCAAGTGAAGACCTGCAAGGAGGACTTaagataattcaaaaatataatagtaatgaatacgatgataataataataataacaataataataacaataataataacaataataacaacaacaataacaacaataataacaacaataataacaacaacaataacaaCAACGGTAATAAAAACAACAACGGTAATAACAACAACAACGGTAATAATAACAACGGTAATAGCAACGGTAGCGGTAATAATAACGGCGGTAATAACAACGGCGGTAGTAACAACGGTAATGACAATAGTCATTGCATCATTTGCATTACAACCCATAGCGCCGGCGATAAGGTTCAAATACCCACCATTATTGGTAATTGTAGCGGAATAGTTTTTGCTATTATAGGTGTAGTGATGGCCCATTTCATACTCTGA